DNA sequence from the Zavarzinia compransoris genome:
CGATGCCCTGCGCCGACAGGGCGCGGACGGAGATCAGGCGGCGCGGCGGCGGCGCGATATCGTCGCTTTCCGCCAGGGGCGGTTCGCTGCGGGTCTCGACCTCGATCAGGTAGTTGCGGCTATCGCCCTCGGCGACATAGTGGCTGCGGCGCAGGAAATCCCGCCCGGTCAGGCGCAGGAAAGCCCCCGCCCCGGGCACGAATTCGGCCACCGCCGGGCCTTCGAGACGCAGGTCCGACGCCCCCGCCGGCGGCACAGCCATGACGGCGATCGAGAACATAAATGCAACCGGAAGCGAAGGACGCATGCGAATCTCCCCTGCTGCCGTATCTTAGCAAGCCCTGCCGTCCCGCAGCGCCGCAATTCGGCCGGACGCGCGCCAGCCCAGGCTTCCCCTGCGTCAACTTTGCTCATACCAAGGTCGAATGGCGGGGAAATAGGAATCGGCTTCATATGCCTGCACGCCGATAGGTGAAGCGATCTCTCCTCCGCTTGCTTGATCGGAATGGCCGCAGCGCAATGTCGGTTGGGCCGCCCGTCTTCGGGCCCCACGCTGACGCGGCCGCACTCATGCCCGCCGTTCACCCTGGCCCTCGAACGGCGGGCTTTTTTTCCCGGCCCCGCTTTCAGGCCGGGCGGCGCGTGAAGGCCAGCAGCACCCCGAACAGGATCATCAGGCTGCCGCTGATGCGGTTGAACCAGGCCATCGCCCTGCCCCGTGCCATGGCGGCGCCGAGACGCGCCCCGATCAGCGCATAGAGGGCGATGGCGACTGCCTCGAGCACCAGGAAGGTGGCGCCGAGAATGGTGAAGCTGAGGGCATAGGCGCCGGGGTCGACGAATTGCGGCAGGAAAGCGGTGAAGACCAGGATCGCCTTGGGATTACCGGCGGCGACGACGAATTCCTGCCGGGCCAGCGCGGCCAGCGTGCGGGGCGCCGCCGCCTCGACATCCGCCGCCGGGCCGCCGGCCTTCAGCAGGCGCACGCCGAGATAGACCAGATAGGCCGCCCCCGCCCATTTGACGATATTGAAGGCCAGCGCCGAGGTGGCGAGCAGCGCGCCGAGGCCGAGGCCGGCAATGGCGATCATCAGCGCGAAGGCGATCATCCGCCCGCCCGAGGCCAGCACGGTCCGGCCGACGCCGACCCGCGCGCCATTGGTCAGGGCCAGCAGGTTGTTGGGCCCGAAGGCGAGATTGACGGCGAAACAGGCCGGCAGGAACAGGAGGAAAGCATCCAGGGGCATCGTGCGGATAGAGCTCAATCCCCGCCCTGGCCGTGGCAGTGCGGGTGGCTGTGGTCCTCCCCGCCCGCTTCCCCCTCGGCCGGGACGATGACCAGGCGGCCGTGGCGGACCCCGCGTTCCGCCATCACATGGTCGGCGAAATGGCGCACCTCGCCCGAGGCGCCGCGCAGCAGCGCCACTTCGAGGCAGCGGTCGTGGTCGAGATGGACATGGGTGGTCGCCAGCGACAGGTCGTGGTGATCGTGATGGGCGTTGGTCAGGCGGTTGGCAAGGTCGCGCCGGTGATGGTCGAAGACATAGACCAGGGCGGCGACGCAGGGCCGGTCCCCGCCCTCGCCGACACCGACCTCACCGAGGCCCGCGCGCACCAGATCGCGAATCGCCTCCGACCGGTTGTCGTACTGGCGCGCGGCCATGAAGCGGTCCAGTTCTTCGATCAGGTCGTTGTCGAGGGTGATGGTTACGCGCTGCATCGCTTTCCCCGCTGGAACAGACCCCGGGGCCCAGGGTAAGCCGGCCGCCGCCCCGCCGTCGAGGCCCCTATTGGAAGCCGAGGGCGAGCTGGATCGAGCCGGCGAGGAAGCCGGTGACGGCGCCGAGAACGAAGAAGATCCACTCGTCCTCCTGGAACGCGGGGCGCAACAGGTCCTGGAATTCCTCAGGTGTCAGCGCCCGCGTCCGTTCCGCCAGGAAGCGGGAAAGGAATTTCGCCCGGTCCTTGTTGAAGGCTTCCTCCTCCAGCGGATCCAGGGCCATGGTGGTGGATTTCTCGGCGATCGAGGACTTCAGCCCGGCATAGCCGTCCGGCCCCATGGCCAGTTGCAGCGTGGTGCGGATCACCGGCGATTCGAGCATCGGCGACAGGTGCTTCTTGATGATCAGCCGGGTCTTGCTCGACTGCCGCCCGACCAGGATTTCGCGGGTGATGCGGCCGATGGTCAGCATTTCGCTGGCGGCCAGTTCGGCGAATTTGTCGGCGATTTCCGCCTGGCGCTGCAGGAACACGCCCTGGAAGCGGAAGCCGAGGAATTTGATCGGCTTCAGCGGCCTGAACACCATGGAAAGCGCGATCCAATTGGTCAGGAAGCCGAGGATGGCGGCATAGGCCGGCAGCATCCAATGGGCCGGGATGAAATAGAACAGCACCATCTGCAACAGGCCGAAGGCGAGCCCGATCCAGAAGCTGGCCCGGATCACGAAGGACAATTCCTTGTTGCCGACCTCCATGAACATGCGCACGACCAGGCTGCGGTCGGCCTCGACCTGATTGCCGATCATCTCGCGCACGTCGACCAGGTCTTCGGCATGATCGATGATGTCGTCCATCATCCGGCCCATGACCTTGGACAATTGCCCGCGGGCATGGTTGTAGACGCGGTTGCGCACCACCCGCGGCAGGTTGGCCCAGAGCACCGGGCTCTGCCCCGACATCAGGTCGTCGACGTAATCCTCGATCCGGGCGGAGACGGCCTTGGCGACATGCTCGGAGATCCGCTCCGGCTCCATCTTGCGCATGAAGTCGCTGAGGGTGCCGATCTTGGACAGCGTCTTCTCGACCAGGATGTTCGACATCTTGCGCGCCTTGCGCGGCACGACGCCCTGCCAGCCGAGGAACGGTTCAACGAGGCCGACGAAATGGACCGGGTAGAAGACCATCTGCATGGCCATCCAGACATGGACCCAGGTCACCACGGCGGCCGTGATGGGAATGGTGACGAAACCCCAGAAATCGGGCCGGCTGCTCAGTTCCGCCCAGAATTCACCAAACCCCA
Encoded proteins:
- a CDS encoding LysE family translocator encodes the protein MPLDAFLLFLPACFAVNLAFGPNNLLALTNGARVGVGRTVLASGGRMIAFALMIAIAGLGLGALLATSALAFNIVKWAGAAYLVYLGVRLLKAGGPAADVEAAAPRTLAALARQEFVVAAGNPKAILVFTAFLPQFVDPGAYALSFTILGATFLVLEAVAIALYALIGARLGAAMARGRAMAWFNRISGSLMILFGVLLAFTRRPA
- the nikR gene encoding nickel-responsive transcriptional regulator NikR is translated as MQRVTITLDNDLIEELDRFMAARQYDNRSEAIRDLVRAGLGEVGVGEGGDRPCVAALVYVFDHHRRDLANRLTNAHHDHHDLSLATTHVHLDHDRCLEVALLRGASGEVRHFADHVMAERGVRHGRLVIVPAEGEAGGEDHSHPHCHGQGGD